The DNA sequence ttgtAAATCTAAACTGATATCAACTACAAAATACTTGCTGGTAATGCCAATGGATGTAGAGCCATAAAATAACACATAATGTTGTTAACTTTGAACCTAACACTATGGAAAAGTTAAAATAGGATCTActtgatttaatatatatatatatatatatttcacaaataattataaagaatcctattttcatttccttcccggtttttaaatgtgtaagaaaaaaaatacaacaaatcatgttttcattaaaagtgaaaagttaaagtaacatttttttaatatttataaatacaaaattggAAATGTCTTCTCAAATTAATCAGGCCCTAACAAATTGCATCAATGTAGTTTTAATGGTCgaggaagaaaaaaagctacccaaacaaatccatatatGGTTTGTGTATaacttttttgataaaaaaaaaatgaggagaaACATTTATCTCAGAATACGTTAGAGAAATAATACagattataaaaatgataacaaaaattgaatgaagttgaaaaaaaaaactcaagaaacttACACACAAAACATCTTTTACTCATCGATTTCTTATACACAATGCACAATGTTCTTCAGTAATAGGGTTTCTTTTTCTTAGAAGTGACTCACAATTACAATTGAAGTAAATATGCCATGCAATTGAAGTGTATCCATggcaatcaaatcaaataaaatacaaacaaaactTTTATGGATACATGTCCAAAAATATAGAATGTTGTGTCATCAAAATAAATAGCAATAGCAGCATCCTATTCTATACATAAATAACCTTCAAATTTACAATTTGTCATACCTAAGGAACTGTTGGGTCATTACACCTCTAACTGCATTTATGTATATTCTGCACTATACATGGCAAAAGAGAGAGGGACAAAATATTCCTACAACAGTGTAGAAGATTGTCTAGAACTTATCAAATTGAGCCACTTATCATGCCATCATAGGCACACTTGTACATGTGACTCGGGATCAGTGAGGAGTTGACATAAAATATGACAAACTATGAGCAAGATCAAGGCCAAAGGGCTTAAAAAAGAATTTTGCATTAGATTAGTATTAAGAAGCAGGATTTTGCCAAGTTAAACAGAAGGGCAACCAAAATTCATGACACATTGCCTGAAGGGGGGCAGTTTGTGATGATGCTGTCATGTCGGCTGAAATTGCAACTGAGAATGTCCATTGCAGTGAAGGACACACAATCTTTGCTCCTGAGCTTTTACACTGTCAATTTCATTGGACAAGGGCCTGCTTACAACCTTCTTCCCCGTGAAGAAAATTTATGCCCCTGTCATAAAATCAGACAGCTTGTCATTGCATGGAGAAAGAATGCATCAAATTTCATCCATTTTTTCAGGTAAGAGTTACTTTTCTTTTGCAACTatagagtgattctttcctttttaCAGAACATGGTTAAAAGTTGTACACTCAGTAGCTTCTGGTTTGGTTCAAAGGGTCATAGTCATAGACATCACCAGCTTTGACAAATCGGCCCTTCACACGCTTTCTGACATCAGCCCTAGCCTTGCGAGAGGCATATCTTACTTTCTTCTCGAACCTAATAAGATAACCACAATTGATGTTAAATCACAAACGGAgcaaataagttttaaaatttagaaataaatcatATCCAATAAATAATTAGTAAGTAGTTATATTGCTCAGCAACAAAGATAGCAACCCAAACTAAAGAAACTTATGACAGGATATCCTTAATTGGAAGATCATATTGCGTTCAATGATAGCATATTATGCATTCATTCTATTCATTAATCTAACACCACATCAAGCGTGGCACATATATACACAAATGCACTAAAGTTGGAGCATGGAAACAACAACCGTTTGCATAACTAGTGGGATTTTATTGGTTGAAATCAGTTGGAAAGTCATCTTAATTATGGTCACCCCTAGCCCACCTTAGTTGCGGCCTATTTGCAAGCTTCCTTAATTGCAGCCTCAAGGGTGGTGGTTTAGTTCCACATCAACTATAGATATGGCTTAAAATAGTCACCTTACAAGCCGGTTTTGTGAGGTTGAATTAGGCCTCAACCTAAATTTTAAGATGGTATGAAAACTAATCCTAGATCCATTGTTGGGCCACCTACATTTGCATTGCTCCAGGCCAGTAGCCCTGGGCATGAGAAGGAGTGTTCAAAAGCCgccttaattgttttttttaatcagcaaatGTTACTTggtaattgttagttttttgttaGTGGGGGGAGTCGAAAGTCACCTTAATTGTGGTCACCCCTCGCCTGCCTTAGTTGCGACCTCTTTAAGAGCTGCCTTAATTGCAAATTTTCAACCTCAAGGGTGGTGGTTTAGTTCCACATCGACTAGAAATATGGCTTAAATAGAGCTTATAAAGCTTGGACAGTTCTCACCTCACAAGGCAGTTTTGTGGGGCTGAGTTAGGCTTATCAAGTTGGTCAATGAGATGATAAAATCAATGCTCTATGGTAATGAGTGTTAGGGGTATGAGGTGCCAACAAGAGCCAAAAAATAATGTGTACTACACAATGAGGATGTTCAGTTGGACGAGCGGAAATACAATAAAGGTTTAGGAACAAATGAAACTGAGAAAGTCAGACCATCACCTATTGAGGACAAGATGGTAAAACTTGGCTGAGGTAGTTTGGTCACCTGAGAGATGATCAATAGAGACAAGGACAGGTCCAGAAAACATCTAGGAGGGCAAAAGTGGATAAAACTTTATGCATAATTGTATTAGTGGCAGTGGGACACTGGGATACAAGGCCAAAGATTTTTTATAATCTATATAAAAAGCTACAATCTACATatacaactttaaaaaaatgaaaaattgaggATTCCCCTCCCTCTTTCAAGCTGTTCCTGTATAGAGGCTTCACCTAATAGGATAAGGCTTGGTTGCTATTATTGTTATAAGATTAATAGTCAAGTTAATAGTCCCTTGTTGAGACCAGAACAAAGATAGTGGATTGTGGCCGCCCACTATTTTCATGTCAACAAAGAAATAACATAATATGGAACCAACACCAATAGCTATATAAACAGAATCATCACAATTAACTTACTTCCGggtcttctttttttccttgtagCGCATGACAGCATTGCTTCGGTTAGCAGAATGCAGAGAACTCTCAGGGCAAGGAGGACACCAGGGAGGTTCTCCCATGAGAAGCATTGAAGAAGCACCACAGTCTTGATAGTCACCAGCACTATCTTTGGTAACACCAGAAAAGGAAATGTTTGATTGAGATTGCCTTGCCGTAAAACAAACAATTGGTTCAGTTTTTGTACTCATCACTGAATCTGCAGATGCTGCATTGCTGCATGCTGGTTGGATAGGATTGACCAACCCAGCAGACGATCCctagaaaatagaaagaaaagttTAGATATGATGCAAAACCATTTAACTCAGATcccacaaaagaaaagaaattccaTTACTCAAACTTAAATGTATGTCCCATAAGTGGGAGAACAAAATATAAGTAAGCCTTCAAATAAATAGAAGAGATTTAAGGAATCGAAACACACTGATATATTCTACCCAAAAAAGAAGGACATTGGAGACAGTAAAGAGGAATCTCATGATAAATAATATCTCTGAAGATTTTATCTCTAACCGGGTCGAATGACATCATGTGATCCATGAAGCCGACCTCACCGTCTTCCTTCCACTTCAAATCATTAAGATAATAAAGCTTGGGCCTTCTCAACTAGGAAAGTATTAGATATAGCATTAAAAGAAATTTAGGTAGTGGGAAAATCCAGTTGGGATTGAGGTGTAGGCCATATATATAAACTGTTTCGTTCTATCATACAAATTAAGATATTCATTATCACCAGATCATCAGGGAGATAACAAGGGACACGAGGGAACAGGCTAAAAGATCATTGTAAAGTGGAAGATTTAATCACATTAAAATTCATAGATGCAAATCTCAACAACCAAAAACATGGCTCAGTTATATGAAATATAACAGATGATgctccaataataataataatagaaaaatcaatCTTATCACAAGAAAGAATGGTGCAATTTGAGTACCTCAGCAGCAACAGCACCCTGACAATGGGAATCACCAGCACTAGCAGACATGTCCTTTGCCTCAAATAAGCTATTAATTCCACCATTTTCAAAAAGCTCTTCAGAGTGACTGAGAGCCATCCCAAAAAGTTCCTCATAGTTCTCAAGTTCTAGATCAACTTCATCCATGATGAAATCATCATATAGatcatcatcttcacatattCCAGAAGCTTTCTTCCCAGGACAGTACAACTGCAGATTCATCATGAGAGATTAACTTGGTAATTAGATGAAACAATAATATAGAAAGCTAATGATTGTGTAACttatttcactaaaaagataaaagttggCAGAATCATATATAATGGCCTTGTAGTTAACATGTAAGCTATAAGGATATTGTGTTTTTGCAAGCACATTGTTATGCCATTGCCATATACTGTCATCAAGTTGCATAGGTCAAAATGTTAAACTGATTAGGAGTAGTGAATAGAGAAAGTATACAAATACCCAACCCTTGTAGATAAGGTGCAATTATCCATGTAAATAAGCTACAAGGACAATATTCATATCCTTTGCAAACCACTCATCATTTCTTTTCACTTATCATCAAAACCCACGGACCAAAATTTGAGATAACAGTCAATACCTAtgaaagagagaacatcttggTACTTTGAAATGTGGAGCTGAATAAGACTGTAGATACAATTACAACAGTAGCCTAACCAAATTTATGTATCAGTTCCCCCAAGAccaaataaaaacttttccaacTAAATTGACTACTGTTACATGTGCTGAAGGTATCTAAAAGATAGAAAGTATTAAGCAAGGTTTTTTTGAGGAGTTCAAGCTACCAATAAACCATGAAAGGTGAAGGTTCTATGAAACCAAAATATAGTTTTGACCAAGAAACAACATACAGGCAGAATCAAAGCAAATCAATTTTGAATGCTGTAATAGTCatttagaaaatgaattataaatcaaccacaatatataaaaatgaattagcCAAAAAAAAGCCAGTTGATGAGAAACTACTCAGGAATGGTTACCAGATAATTTTGCTATTAATGTCATGGCTTTTACAAATAAAGCATCTATATCAAAACCATAtaataattgacaaaaaaaaactcattcctTGCAAGCATGCAATTTCATAGACTGTTTCATTATTGTTAGAATGTCCATCTCCATCAAACCTAGTATGGTTATGATTGTCCAATAGTTTTGCCTGTGATGCATAGATAGGTTACATATAACAGATACGATACATATTTGTATCTGATATGGCCAGACTATTATTCTAAATATATATGATACAATATGTGTAAGATAAATTTCTAGACATGTATACAAAttcataaaacataataaatatataattgcaaTTCTGCAAATTCAAATTAGAACATAATTCTTGGAcattacaaaaaacaaaataaaattataaattattgttatcatAATAGGAATAGTATCAATCTCATTACTTTCTTAAAATTATCCATAAAGAGGACAATTTCTATTTTTGGTTTATCAAGGGACAATGCTTCTATTGTTTCATATGTAACTGTATTGGATTTTCACAACTTTTTTAAGGGTTTGATACTTCAAAGATACGTATCGGTAAAGTATCCAAGAGCATCGGATACGGATATGTGAAGCAAAACAAAGTACTCTGCTTCATAGGTTTTTGCTATTATTCTGCTGCTTCTATAAGGGGAAAAAACAAACCATCAAACAAATTTACACAGAATTCATTCCTTGCAACCTTGCAATTTTGTTCAGACTGCAGTTGCTAGAATGCCCATCAAACCCAGTATAGTTAcaaatttgggacaaaaatgaaaacatgaggCTATACCTTGGGCACACATTCATTGGCAGGTCCAGGCGGCTGGTCCAGAATACGAGGTTCTGAGCTTGACTCAGGTATTGAAGGTGTGCCAGCCCAAGATTTACCCTTGCTGGGTAGATCAGTCACTTCAGTTGAACCAGACACATTCTGCCCTTCTGGAGGAATGTTCTCATTAATGCTCATCAAACCTAGTTCCTGCTCACATGCTTCACCCAAAGAAGGGATGTCTAAGAAAAAGGACCATATTGAAGAAAATTCTGCCGCTGAAGGGCAGCCAGAGTAGCAATTGATTGATTGCCTCTTGTGCATCGAAGAAGACGGTGAGGTACCATGACCCAACCAATCACAGTTCTGACAAAGTGAAATTTTCTCTTCAACAGACCTCACAAATGCAGGTTGTGAATTGCATCTCTCGCATACAAGGGTTCTCGAATGACGCCTAGAAAGTGCATTGGCAGAATGAACATTTCGATCGCATGACAAACATAAGCACGCGGAATCAGAGCGGCAGTACACCAAGGACCTCTGGTCTCCACAAAAATCACATAAGTAACCCATCTTTAAACTGCCTCTTCTTTTATTCCTGAATCTAAATGAACAATTCCAAGTTATTAATTATGTCACCACAAACTACAAAAGAAGTTCCTTCTTATCTTAAGTTGTTGAAACTGAACCGAGCTTTGTCGTAGAACTTACAAGATGTTGGAGAATGTGATGAAGGAAGCTACAATTCAATTCAGTTCAGCAAACTCAGCTGAGGCAAAGAGATGATAAAAGTAAGCATTTTGATAAGAATTTATACCTACTTAGTAATATGAAGATTGAAGACCAGataaaagagaaatgaaaaggGAATTCTAATGCAAACTATGAACAATGTATAGATGTCATGCCATGAGCCCATGACTAGTAATTTATCGACATGGAATGAAACAGTATGAATTGAAAACATGCAGCCAAGATCAAACAGTGTAGATTAGAGAGCCAactgaaagaagaagaaaaaaaagtaaaaaaagttaaacaaattGTTTGACAACCAAACTCACAAAACTATGTCACAGCAAGAAGAAACTACACAAAACAGCACACTATTCTATCTAAAGAAGAATGATAAAAGataagtttaaattaaattataaataattatgacATCATTAGTTCATGACAATACTTTGAGAAGAATTTCACAAGGAAAATACGAGTTTAGATTTGGaaaataagagtaaaaaaaattaaacaactgaaTTATCATTTTTCAGGCAAAGGAACCAACCAGACAtctattttctgttttaaaaaaaatgcatttccaTCATAAAAGAATCGTAGTAGAAAATtcactaaacaaaaatttaactcAAATTTAATACGAATTAATTGAGAAAAACAGATCAACTCTCAACAAACAAGAAAGTCAGAAACATCTCCAAACACATCATCACATAAACCCACAGAAGAGAACAAAAGATGAAGCagataaaacaacaacaaatctAATCAAATCCAATTACCCCTTTATCAAAATTCTCAACTTTTCCTTATCTGAACCTCCCAGAAAAGTCTTCACCCCCAGAAAAACATGAACTTTcaaaaagaagggaaaaaaaacactttttttaatattaaaaaaacaaaaaagaagacatGTAGTATTTGTACGAAAGATACAGCAGGGAGGAGGGAGAAGAGAGATGAGCAGAAGGCAAGAAAATTACCATATGGCAAGAAAGACAGAGAGAGGACAAGATCGGTAAGGAAAAGGCCTCTGTTGCTTTTTTTCAGAAAAACAATAtagaaatgatatttttatgcaAACATTGAAAGCAAAGGAACCCTagagaggtggtggtggtggaagctGGACTTTTCAAGAGAACAATCAGAGACCCTTTTGtgttttgtgttgtgtgtgtgactgtgtgtttctctctctcctctgcTCTGTTCAGATAGATAGGAATAGGCAGATTTTAGATCAGATATGATGGTGAGGGTTGGTGTAGGTGTGAGTGTGAGAATAATGCAATATTGTAGGGAATGTGACATGAGCAATGGGAAGAAGGGAAAAAAGTGTTAGATTGATAATAAAAAgtgcaaaacaaaagagtaaaaaaacacTTGGTATGCAATGGCAAGTGGGGCCATGTCTTTTTCCCCTAGTGAAAGCAAAAGCTTACTAGGCCACACCACCTTTTTTTATTGGTCCACTCCATAAAAATAAACTgttactaaaataattattttttcttcttatcaaAATATTAGTACATAGTAatctattttaaaagtcataattAATAGTTGTCAAGAAATTATAAGATCAATATTTCAATcccaatataatttatttcatatgaaaattagaattcaaattttaaatttctagactaaaaaaatatctctTCAACCCATGTAAACTTTTACCACCAAAGTGACACTATTTTGCTGATATTTTGTTTGCAAAATAACATGAACTTTTCTCTCACCTACCTTTTGGGTGTGCTGGCATATTTTATTGTGTTAAATGCTAAAAAAGCATTATTAGTTGTCGTACAGAGGATGAACTTTTTGCTAAAAAGTGCGTCACATGTTGGGTGAGGTGGACAGATAAGTGGTTATTTTGTGACACTTTTTTCACAATCTGGTTCGCTTTTTCTGATGCCTTTCCACACTGAGCTTTTATGGGTTTCTGTGGATTTGTTTTGTGGGTGCCCTCCTTTCTATTTCGTATTCTTACATCaatgacctgttaattattgcaaattttaaagatttataattgttatgcacatcattaattaatcataaatttttttctatctGGATAGGTTAAATATAATGCGCAACTGATTATAGATTTGttgatacttattttttatttttaccgataaaaaatattttttttcatttctttataaGTATTggtataagaagaaaaatatttttttttatttttttaatataatattaattactcttatttatttatgtccTTAATAATAGTTTTTAGAATGTTGTCGTGTTATATTGTTTCCaatgaaaaaatcaaatcaacaaAATTGTCTTACTCTTTCCTGATTTGTACAAATAAACTTAAGAAAACACTTGTTATAAGACATATGGAATATGTTTAGGATaaatttaagagtttaattAAGATAGGTGATTAATgcaaaacaattataattttaaattaattaactataaataaaagattctatttaaatcatattttaagtATGTTCATtaagaagtatatatatatgtttcaattaaatttttaatagctttaaaataatattaaataattatgtgcaataatatttttagtttttttatcaaaatttagatatttttttaattagcatcttaaaataattattaacatatattattttattgaaaatatgtaCATAAATTTGTGGGCGATATATTGATTTTCATATTCAACTGTGTAATTAAGTAAAttaactccttttttttttacataaaagtaAACTTGGAATGGAGTGGACTATGGAAGTATAAGTATAATGCAAGGGCGCTAACAAAGTACTACTATGACGCAACTTCAATATTACTTCCAaattatattaaagaaaataatggaGAAAAAGACattatatttgttgtatttatattattattttaaattaaatttatttggtaAAAATCAATACAAATTATTCGAAAAGTTTTTGACGCATTCTAATTAATGTGTATGATTATGAAACTATCAATCAAATATATCGCCATTAGGAAGCTCTCTCAACTATTgccttgtttcttaaaaaaaaaaaaaaaactttgtttaATATTTGCATGAATAATTCAAACTAGCATCTAGCTAAAGGGACCAGTTTGTCGGTTCggaaaaatattaatcaaacaaaagctaaattattttttctttttgtgaaaGAAAATTTAGGATAAAGAAATATCACCTAAGGCTA is a window from the Glycine max cultivar Williams 82 chromosome 2, Glycine_max_v4.0, whole genome shotgun sequence genome containing:
- the LOC100787695 gene encoding zinc finger protein CONSTANS-LIKE 9 gives rise to the protein MGYLCDFCGDQRSLVYCRSDSACLCLSCDRNVHSANALSRRHSRTLVCERCNSQPAFVRSVEEKISLCQNCDWLGHGTSPSSSMHKRQSINCYSGCPSAAEFSSIWSFFLDIPSLGEACEQELGLMSINENIPPEGQNVSGSTEVTDLPSKGKSWAGTPSIPESSSEPRILDQPPGPANECVPKLYCPGKKASGICEDDDLYDDFIMDEVDLELENYEELFGMALSHSEELFENGGINSLFEAKDMSASAGDSHCQGAVAAEGSSAGLVNPIQPACSNAASADSVMSTKTEPIVCFTARQSQSNISFSGVTKDSAGDYQDCGASSMLLMGEPPWCPPCPESSLHSANRSNAVMRYKEKKKTRKFEKKVRYASRKARADVRKRVKGRFVKAGDVYDYDPLNQTRSY